A stretch of the Candidatus Paceibacterota bacterium genome encodes the following:
- a CDS encoding RluA family pseudouridine synthase, which translates to MIPSVEIIYEDDALLAVNKPAGLVVHSDGRTEEPSLTDWVLARYPGNTDIGGLHTLDSGRYAPRAGIVHRLDRETSGVVLIAKTDAAFWPLQQQFIAREVTKQYLAICEGAPKEKTGSIVHPIGRNRTDYREWTVPPFARGTLRSAHTDYSLIGVGVAEGKTYSLVRFAPKTGRTHQLRVHAKAEGFPIIADSRYGTAAALGMEHLALHAERLAVRHPTKNALMEFVAPLPLDFVNALQVLDIAI; encoded by the coding sequence ATGATTCCCTCTGTGGAAATAATCTATGAAGATGACGCATTGCTCGCAGTCAATAAGCCTGCGGGTCTTGTAGTGCATAGTGATGGTCGCACCGAGGAGCCCTCGCTCACTGATTGGGTGCTTGCGCGCTATCCGGGGAATACTGACATTGGAGGCCTCCATACCCTCGATAGTGGTCGCTATGCACCTCGCGCAGGCATCGTGCACCGCCTTGATAGGGAGACGAGTGGTGTGGTGCTCATTGCAAAAACAGATGCCGCATTTTGGCCTCTCCAGCAGCAATTCATTGCGCGAGAGGTGACAAAACAATATCTCGCAATCTGCGAGGGCGCTCCTAAGGAAAAGACTGGTAGCATAGTACATCCAATTGGTCGTAACCGTACGGACTATCGAGAGTGGACGGTGCCGCCATTTGCGCGAGGAACATTACGATCCGCGCATACAGATTATTCACTGATTGGAGTTGGTGTCGCTGAAGGAAAGACATATAGTCTAGTACGATTTGCTCCAAAGACTGGCCGTACGCACCAGCTTCGTGTACATGCAAAAGCAGAAGGATTTCCTATTATTGCAGATTCCCGTTATGGGACGGCTGCAGCTCTTGGAATGGAGCATCTTGCATTGCACGCAGAGCGACTTGCGGTTAGGCATCCCACAAAGAATGCCCTAATGGAGTTTGTCGCACCGCTCCCTCTTGATTTTGTGAATGCGCTTCAAGTGCTTGATATAGCAATATAA
- the pilM gene encoding type IV pilus assembly protein PilM: MSILSAPKFLTMPAVGLDISSDSVRFVELEPYRGHFKVARFGEAALLGGIVQGGTIHDPLALSKVIGELAHEHHLNMANIALPEEQAFLAHMEFPRVPLRDVSTAVEVHLEEYVPVPPNEAIYDYVITDSDNDDTTSVIASVLPRKIVDQYLEIFRDTGITPKSFEFQSHAMARALFTKKDRGAYMGIDIGKDITNVFIVRDGIVYFSAILDIGGDTLTNAIVRKLGLPFAEAEALKARHGLVGAAEGGALRDAMLPVLEDLRSRILRHFAFWQSRNATVAAIERVALTGGGANLKGMTEYLGQGVRVPMIIANPWINVCDFTDYIPDIPMHAAHGYTAAIGLALRNEPL; encoded by the coding sequence ATGTCCATTCTTTCCGCACCAAAGTTTTTGACGATGCCTGCCGTCGGACTCGACATATCTTCCGACAGTGTACGTTTCGTTGAGCTTGAGCCATATCGTGGCCATTTTAAGGTTGCACGTTTTGGGGAAGCTGCGCTGCTCGGAGGAATAGTACAGGGCGGAACGATTCACGACCCACTGGCACTCTCAAAAGTCATTGGAGAGCTTGCACATGAGCATCATTTGAATATGGCCAATATTGCCCTTCCTGAGGAGCAGGCATTTCTTGCTCATATGGAATTTCCTCGCGTGCCCCTGCGTGATGTAAGTACCGCGGTTGAGGTGCATCTTGAAGAATATGTACCCGTGCCCCCAAATGAAGCGATTTACGACTATGTCATCACTGATTCTGACAATGACGATACAACGTCAGTAATCGCAAGCGTGCTGCCTCGAAAGATTGTTGACCAATATCTTGAAATATTCAGAGATACGGGAATCACTCCAAAGAGTTTTGAATTTCAGTCACACGCAATGGCGCGCGCTTTGTTTACGAAAAAGGATCGAGGTGCATACATGGGTATTGATATAGGTAAAGATATTACGAATGTATTTATTGTGCGAGATGGGATTGTATACTTCTCAGCAATTCTCGATATTGGTGGTGATACACTGACGAATGCTATTGTGCGTAAATTGGGATTACCTTTTGCTGAGGCTGAGGCACTCAAAGCACGACATGGACTTGTGGGTGCTGCTGAGGGTGGTGCACTCCGCGATGCAATGCTTCCTGTACTCGAGGATCTGCGTTCGCGCATATTACGACACTTTGCATTCTGGCAGTCACGTAATGCAACCGTTGCAGCAATTGAACGCGTTGCACTTACTGGCGGTGGCGCAAATTTGAAGGGCATGACGGAGTATCTCGGACAAGGTGTGCGTGTGCCGATGATTATTGCAAATCCATGGATTAATGTTTGTGATTTCACTGACTATATACCAGATATCCCGATGCATGCAGCGCATGGATATACTGCAGCAATTGGCCTCGCATTGCGTAATGAGCCTCTCTAG
- the metG gene encoding methionine--tRNA ligase subunit beta, producing the protein MENENPSTSTEQGTAPQVALEVAPAPVYATIDDFAKIEIKIGTILTAEFIEGADKLLRLTIDFGEAEPRQILSGIRKYYTPEELVGKQCPFVVNLAPRTMKGLTSYGMILAARTGDDKLALLHPNIPTDVGAHVG; encoded by the coding sequence ATGGAAAATGAAAATCCCTCAACAAGCACAGAACAAGGAACTGCTCCTCAAGTAGCACTTGAAGTCGCCCCCGCTCCTGTCTATGCAACGATCGATGACTTCGCGAAGATCGAAATCAAGATCGGCACGATCCTTACTGCAGAATTCATCGAAGGCGCAGACAAACTCCTTCGTCTTACCATTGATTTCGGTGAAGCAGAACCCCGCCAAATCCTCTCAGGGATTCGCAAATACTACACACCCGAAGAACTTGTCGGCAAACAATGTCCTTTTGTCGTGAATCTCGCACCACGCACAATGAAAGGTCTCACCAGTTATGGAATGATTCTTGCAGCACGCACAGGAGATGATAAACTCGCACTCCTTCACCCAAACATCCCTACTGATGTCGGCGCGCACGTCGGATAA
- the murB gene encoding UDP-N-acetylmuramate dehydrogenase encodes MEFIPDIALNEYSALRVGGTARGLYAVSSDEDVVKALDEIAKMGSRVYVIGAGMNTYFGDGKHDDLVLLRVGIKGISVQPSVIEGKVLTVGAGEDWDAVVDRAAAEGVWGIEALAGIPGTAGAAPIQNIGAYGTEAADSIEAVEVYDRKNKEIRGIPARLCGFGYRSSIFNGVERDRYIILRVRFWLHQKRRRALPKEVVEKSESAITPKEVGDQIRAIRKQKLPDYIAHPNCGSFFKNPVIEKIIAEKLHEQYKEMPQFQSGDGMKLSAAWLIEQAGLKGKTWGNVSVSSKHALVLETNGKASAAEVADAISAISGAVYNMFSVTLLPEPNFIP; translated from the coding sequence ATGGAGTTTATCCCAGATATTGCACTCAACGAATATTCCGCATTGCGCGTGGGTGGCACTGCTCGAGGGCTCTATGCTGTTTCCTCTGACGAAGATGTGGTGAAGGCTCTGGATGAAATAGCAAAAATGGGATCTCGGGTTTATGTTATCGGAGCTGGCATGAACACTTATTTTGGTGATGGAAAGCATGATGATCTCGTACTGCTTCGTGTTGGAATAAAAGGTATTTCTGTGCAGCCATCAGTTATTGAAGGAAAGGTGCTTACGGTGGGTGCGGGCGAGGATTGGGACGCAGTTGTTGACCGCGCCGCAGCGGAGGGTGTTTGGGGCATTGAAGCGCTCGCAGGAATTCCTGGTACTGCGGGAGCGGCACCAATACAGAATATTGGGGCGTATGGCACGGAGGCAGCGGACAGTATTGAAGCTGTTGAGGTGTATGACCGTAAGAATAAAGAGATAAGAGGAATCCCCGCACGCCTCTGTGGTTTTGGTTACCGTTCAAGTATTTTTAATGGCGTTGAACGTGATCGGTACATTATTCTCCGGGTACGTTTTTGGTTACACCAGAAGAGAAGGCGTGCACTCCCTAAGGAGGTAGTCGAGAAGAGCGAAAGCGCGATAACTCCAAAAGAGGTAGGCGATCAAATTCGTGCTATCCGCAAACAGAAGCTCCCTGATTATATCGCACATCCCAATTGCGGTTCCTTCTTTAAGAATCCTGTAATTGAGAAAATAATAGCAGAGAAGTTGCATGAGCAGTATAAGGAAATGCCACAGTTTCAATCTGGAGATGGAATGAAGCTTTCCGCTGCATGGCTCATTGAGCAAGCGGGTTTGAAAGGAAAAACGTGGGGTAATGTTTCTGTCTCATCAAAGCATGCGCTCGTGCTTGAAACAAATGGAAAAGCATCGGCAGCAGAAGTAGCTGATGCAATTTCTGCTATAAGTGGAGCAGTTTATAATATGTTCAGCGTTACACTTTTGCCTGAGCCAAATTTCATTCCATAA
- a CDS encoding UDP-N-acetylglucosamine 1-carboxyvinyltransferase: MNEQEKIGIFIRSIREARGMTQADFAKALKTSQSAVARMEKGGQNFTTSALENISNILGRKIIEVTESLDFRIEGGHKLHGSVATNASKNGAMGLLSAALLNRAPTILHGIPRIEEANRYIEFLTSLGIKIEWIGPNSIRFTPPKKLALEKMDKEAASRIRSSIMLIGSLIHLEPSFALPHAGGCKMGNRTIAAHRHGLEELGAKIVTKDTHYAITAKKLHPADIVLYEASDTAAENLLIAAARIPGKTTISFATSNYMVQEVCFFLEKLGVKIEGIGTSTLTVHGVKEINTPIEYHNSEDPIESMMFLTAAIVTNSKLTVTRCPIDFLALEMQKLKAMGLKYSTSKVYLAHNGHTKLVDITVHPSKLVTAGDKIHAQPYPGINTDNLPFFVPIATQALGTTLIHDWMWENRAIYFTELNRLGANITLADPHRAFVTGPTKLKAAQIVCPPALRPAMIILIAMLAAEGTSILRNVYSINRGYEEIAKRLNTIGAKIEVIHN; this comes from the coding sequence ATGAATGAACAGGAAAAAATAGGTATTTTCATCCGAAGTATTCGCGAAGCCCGAGGGATGACACAGGCTGATTTCGCAAAGGCACTGAAGACTAGCCAAAGTGCTGTCGCACGTATGGAAAAAGGCGGACAGAATTTTACCACAAGCGCGCTTGAGAATATCAGCAATATTCTTGGACGAAAGATTATTGAAGTGACCGAATCACTCGACTTCCGCATCGAGGGCGGACACAAGCTCCATGGAAGCGTTGCAACGAATGCATCGAAAAACGGAGCGATGGGACTACTCTCTGCAGCGCTTCTGAATCGTGCACCAACGATACTCCACGGTATCCCGCGCATAGAAGAAGCGAATCGCTACATCGAATTCCTCACAAGCTTAGGCATTAAGATTGAGTGGATCGGACCAAACAGTATTCGTTTCACTCCTCCAAAGAAACTTGCACTTGAAAAAATGGACAAGGAGGCGGCAAGCCGCATCCGTTCCTCGATTATGCTCATCGGCTCGCTTATACATTTAGAGCCAAGCTTCGCCCTCCCCCACGCTGGTGGATGCAAAATGGGCAATCGCACCATCGCCGCACATCGCCACGGACTCGAAGAACTCGGAGCAAAGATAGTCACCAAGGATACCCATTACGCCATCACCGCAAAGAAGCTCCACCCTGCGGACATCGTGCTTTACGAGGCAAGTGATACCGCTGCAGAAAATCTCCTTATTGCCGCAGCACGTATTCCAGGCAAGACCACTATCTCATTTGCAACAAGCAACTACATGGTCCAAGAAGTTTGCTTCTTTCTCGAGAAGCTCGGGGTAAAGATCGAAGGTATCGGGACCAGCACCCTCACGGTGCATGGAGTGAAAGAAATTAATACTCCAATCGAATACCACAACAGCGAAGACCCTATTGAGTCGATGATGTTCCTCACCGCGGCTATCGTCACGAATTCGAAACTCACCGTCACGCGTTGCCCTATCGACTTTCTTGCGCTTGAAATGCAAAAGCTCAAAGCGATGGGACTCAAATACAGCACTTCAAAAGTCTATCTCGCACACAACGGACACACGAAACTTGTTGATATCACCGTGCATCCAAGCAAACTCGTAACTGCGGGAGACAAAATTCATGCACAGCCCTACCCTGGTATCAACACTGATAACCTCCCCTTCTTCGTTCCCATTGCAACACAGGCGCTTGGTACGACACTTATCCATGATTGGATGTGGGAGAACCGTGCGATCTACTTCACCGAGCTCAACCGCCTCGGCGCGAACATCACTCTCGCTGACCCTCATCGTGCATTTGTGACAGGTCCGACCAAGCTCAAAGCAGCACAGATTGTCTGCCCTCCCGCATTGCGCCCTGCGATGATTATTCTCATCGCAATGCTCGCCGCAGAGGGTACTTCAATCCTCCGCAATGTTTACTCCATCAATCGTGGATACGAGGAGATTGCAAAGCGACTCAATACTATCGGGGCAAAAATTGAGGTCATCCATAATTAA
- a CDS encoding exonuclease domain-containing protein, translated as MIIFFDTETTDDVTKGRLIQLGIKERGVEQPVLNAMYAPPTPISFESMAVHHITPKIIGDRPLFKDAPEYIKTKALFEASDTISVAHNAAFDIAILKKEDIAVPKFICTMKVARALDPEDKIPSYRLQYLRYFLGIEVEGINAHDAWGDVVVLEQLFERLLAKMVKEKGSEEDAIKEMIAISLKPSLVRTIRFGKYAGKKLADILKEDRGYLEWLLKQKQQNPDGDEDMVYSLEEYLGVPHQAAKLWD; from the coding sequence ATGATTATTTTCTTTGATACAGAAACTACTGATGATGTTACAAAAGGACGTTTGATCCAGCTTGGCATCAAGGAGCGTGGTGTTGAGCAGCCGGTCTTGAATGCAATGTATGCACCACCAACACCAATTTCTTTTGAGTCGATGGCAGTGCATCATATTACCCCGAAGATCATTGGTGACAGGCCACTCTTCAAGGATGCGCCTGAGTATATAAAGACCAAGGCTCTCTTTGAGGCGAGCGATACGATATCAGTTGCGCATAATGCGGCATTTGATATTGCGATTTTGAAGAAAGAGGATATTGCAGTGCCTAAGTTTATTTGTACGATGAAGGTTGCGCGTGCGCTTGATCCTGAAGACAAGATTCCAAGTTATCGCTTGCAGTATCTCCGCTATTTTCTCGGCATCGAGGTCGAGGGTATCAATGCACATGATGCCTGGGGTGACGTCGTTGTACTTGAACAACTCTTTGAGCGATTGCTTGCAAAGATGGTGAAGGAGAAGGGTTCTGAGGAGGATGCTATTAAGGAGATGATTGCGATTTCTTTGAAGCCATCACTTGTTCGCACTATTCGTTTCGGGAAGTATGCAGGCAAGAAACTCGCAGATATCTTGAAGGAAGATCGTGGTTATCTCGAATGGCTCCTCAAGCAAAAGCAGCAGAATCCTGACGGTGATGAAGATATGGTCTATTCACTCGAGGAGTATCTTGGTGTTCCACACCAAGCAGCGAAATTGTGGGATTAA
- the ruvX gene encoding Holliday junction resolvase RuvX has product MRYLGIDFGSKRIGISLSDSSGRMAFPHSIVQNTNTAKDEILALMKKENVGVIVAGDSRNRDGVENPIMQKAKPFCEALAMESGAPLYYRLEAYTSVQAAHIQGDNAMNDASAATLILQSYLDGVNPSYSGSDGNGDPDEDIDY; this is encoded by the coding sequence ATGAGATATCTCGGCATTGATTTTGGCTCAAAACGTATAGGAATTTCGCTGTCTGACTCCTCGGGGAGAATGGCGTTTCCGCACTCGATCGTCCAGAATACGAATACCGCTAAGGATGAAATTCTTGCACTGATGAAAAAGGAGAATGTAGGAGTTATCGTAGCGGGGGATTCCCGTAACCGTGACGGAGTAGAAAATCCTATTATGCAAAAGGCAAAACCATTTTGCGAAGCACTCGCCATGGAATCGGGAGCCCCGCTCTACTATCGTCTCGAAGCTTATACTTCTGTGCAAGCTGCACATATTCAAGGAGATAATGCGATGAATGATGCCTCGGCCGCAACTCTGATTCTGCAGAGCTACCTTGATGGAGTGAACCCGAGTTACAGCGGGTCAGATGGCAATGGTGATCCAGATGAGGACATTGACTATTAA
- a CDS encoding phosphatase PAP2-related protein, with translation MDRLREHYRVISHDKGIFWNITLSIALFALSVYATMTAYDYTQTTGGIVVKDLILDHIPTLNVEVLFFGGIAFLTIIPTIIAFFDPRKLPFGLEVTAMFFLIRSFFMVLTHVAPPNIQYYHYFSGANTAANQAAEALFSVSSGTDMFFSGHTGYPFLLALMFWKTPWLRNLFIGFSMLMAATVLFGHLHYSIDVFAAYFIAYGVFRMSKRYFWKEYKLMHE, from the coding sequence ATGGATAGATTACGTGAACACTATCGGGTCATCTCGCATGATAAGGGTATCTTTTGGAATATTACGTTGAGTATTGCCTTGTTCGCACTCAGCGTGTATGCAACGATGACCGCGTATGACTATACACAGACAACGGGAGGCATTGTCGTCAAAGATTTGATTCTCGATCACATTCCGACACTCAATGTTGAAGTGCTCTTCTTTGGTGGGATTGCATTCCTGACCATCATCCCTACGATTATTGCATTTTTTGATCCACGTAAGCTCCCATTCGGTCTCGAAGTGACGGCGATGTTCTTCCTTATTCGCTCGTTCTTCATGGTGCTCACCCATGTGGCTCCGCCAAACATCCAGTATTATCATTATTTCTCGGGGGCGAATACGGCGGCGAATCAGGCTGCAGAAGCATTGTTCTCAGTCAGTTCGGGAACCGACATGTTCTTCTCAGGGCATACGGGATATCCATTTCTCCTTGCACTAATGTTCTGGAAGACGCCATGGCTTAGGAATCTATTTATAGGGTTCAGTATGCTCATGGCGGCGACAGTGTTGTTCGGACATCTCCACTATTCGATCGATGTGTTCGCGGCGTACTTTATTGCGTATGGAGTGTTCAGGATGAGTAAGAGATATTTCTGGAAGGAGTATAAGTTGATGCATGAATAG
- a CDS encoding pseudouridine synthase, with translation MKPRTPITPAASAPLWPMRINKYLAQKGYSTRRGADTLIAKGQVSINGRKAVLGDVVNETDKVICKNSPTAHDYMYVAFYKPKGIITHSPQGDETDIKELVSRNRQLRDLFPVGRLDKASHGLIILTNDGRITDRLLSPDKIHEKEYAVETVQNLRPSFAEHMEKGVELEDCVTKPCKVHVNGEKTFRITITEGKKHQIRRMVSAMHNEVADIKRIRIMNIKLGNMKPGEARTIAGNERKQFLESLGLIA, from the coding sequence ATGAAACCCCGAACTCCTATTACACCCGCAGCCTCAGCTCCACTCTGGCCTATGCGTATCAATAAATACCTCGCTCAAAAAGGTTATTCTACACGCCGTGGAGCCGATACCCTTATTGCGAAGGGCCAAGTAAGCATCAATGGTCGCAAGGCAGTGCTCGGCGATGTTGTGAACGAAACGGATAAGGTTATTTGCAAGAACTCTCCTACCGCACACGACTATATGTATGTCGCCTTTTATAAACCAAAGGGTATCATCACGCACTCACCACAGGGCGACGAAACAGATATTAAAGAACTCGTTTCACGCAACCGACAGCTCCGTGACCTCTTCCCTGTCGGGCGCCTCGACAAAGCATCACACGGCCTGATCATTCTCACTAATGACGGCCGCATCACTGACCGCCTCCTCAGTCCCGACAAGATCCACGAGAAGGAATATGCTGTTGAAACAGTACAGAATCTTCGTCCAAGCTTTGCGGAACACATGGAGAAGGGCGTCGAACTCGAAGACTGTGTCACAAAACCCTGCAAGGTTCACGTGAATGGTGAAAAAACTTTCCGTATCACAATCACCGAAGGAAAGAAGCATCAAATCAGGCGTATGGTTTCTGCGATGCACAATGAGGTAGCAGACATCAAACGCATTCGCATCATGAACATTAAGCTCGGTAATATGAAGCCGGGCGAGGCACGCACGATTGCAGGAAATGAGCGCAAGCAATTCCTTGAATCACTTGGACTCATCGCTTAA
- the rpsT gene encoding 30S ribosomal protein S20 → MAIKANAKRAIRVSERKRLFNVRRLSTMRDEVKEIKKLVLAGDTKGAEKALSTAYQAIDKAAKRGVIKDNSAARKKSRLYAFITKAAKAPKVAAKTKKAA, encoded by the coding sequence ATGGCAATCAAAGCAAATGCAAAGCGCGCAATTCGCGTGTCAGAGCGCAAGCGCCTCTTCAATGTTCGCCGCCTCAGCACGATGCGTGATGAAGTGAAGGAGATCAAGAAGCTTGTACTCGCAGGAGATACAAAGGGTGCAGAGAAGGCACTCTCAACTGCTTACCAGGCAATCGATAAGGCCGCAAAGCGTGGTGTTATCAAGGACAACTCTGCAGCACGCAAGAAGTCTCGCCTTTACGCATTTATCACAAAGGCCGCAAAGGCCCCAAAGGTAGCTGCAAAGACAAAGAAGGCAGCATAA
- the ruvA gene encoding Holliday junction branch migration protein RuvA has product MIGYIEGIVIENSERGVVILTKSGIGYLVSVNRTTLEKAKVDTDIALWIHTVVREDALDLYGFHTEEELRFFKMLTTVSGIGPKSACNILSLADLKTIIHAIQGGDASYLTKVSGIGKKNAEKIVLELRDKLENFAITFSTTASTSTESEVIDALEALGYEPRATREVVRTLARENLSTQEIIRAALQQLGK; this is encoded by the coding sequence ATGATTGGCTATATTGAAGGAATCGTTATCGAAAATAGCGAGCGGGGCGTTGTCATACTCACGAAATCAGGCATTGGCTACCTTGTTTCAGTAAACCGCACGACACTCGAAAAGGCAAAAGTTGATACAGATATTGCGTTATGGATACATACTGTCGTACGTGAAGACGCACTCGACTTATATGGCTTCCATACCGAGGAAGAACTCCGGTTCTTCAAAATGCTCACTACTGTTTCAGGTATTGGACCCAAGTCCGCATGTAACATCCTTTCGCTCGCGGACCTTAAGACTATCATTCATGCGATCCAAGGTGGAGACGCGTCTTACCTCACAAAAGTTTCTGGTATAGGAAAGAAAAACGCTGAAAAGATTGTGCTTGAACTCAGAGACAAGCTTGAGAATTTCGCAATCACATTCTCAACCACCGCAAGCACCTCCACTGAGTCAGAAGTCATCGACGCTCTTGAAGCACTTGGCTATGAACCACGCGCAACAAGAGAAGTTGTCCGCACTCTTGCTCGAGAGAATCTTTCAACTCAGGAAATTATTCGCGCCGCACTACAGCAATTAGGAAAATAA
- the murE gene encoding UDP-N-acetylmuramyl-tripeptide synthetase: protein MLSTLKKIIPAPLFKMIEPLYHFMFAMIGAIRFGFPSRQLVVIGITGTKGKTSTAEFLDHILTANGAKTAVLGTLHFKIGEKDTRNMKKMTMPGRFFIQSFLRDAVNAGCTHAIIEMTSEGARQYRQRFIDMDALIFTNLSPEHIERHGSFENYRDAKLSIARTLARSSKHRKLLVVNADDDSAELFLAVQGVISTTYAKHNMHDIVADAKHFSFTWNNNHIEGYLPGLFNAYNALAAATCAHELAIPVQSIAEGIAATKLIRGRAEHINCWQPFPVVVDYAHTPDSLIALYEAFKGYKIIAVLGNTGGGRDTWKRPEMGKIADQYCEHIILSNEDPYDEDPRAIINAMKSAIVIKPCEVILDRREAIKKALELAKDIPYAAVLLTGKGTDPYIMGPNGSKMDWDEATVAREELEKFGYTCSTEKTNA, encoded by the coding sequence ATGCTTTCAACTCTCAAAAAAATCATCCCCGCTCCCCTCTTTAAAATGATAGAGCCTCTGTATCACTTCATGTTCGCAATGATTGGTGCTATTCGATTCGGCTTTCCCTCAAGACAGCTTGTGGTGATTGGTATCACAGGAACAAAAGGCAAAACCTCTACAGCAGAATTCCTTGACCACATCCTTACCGCGAACGGCGCAAAAACTGCAGTGCTCGGTACACTCCATTTCAAGATTGGCGAGAAAGATACCCGAAACATGAAGAAGATGACGATGCCTGGCAGATTCTTCATCCAAAGCTTCCTGCGCGATGCAGTCAACGCAGGCTGCACTCATGCGATCATCGAGATGACGAGCGAAGGAGCACGCCAATATCGTCAGCGCTTTATTGACATGGATGCGCTCATCTTCACAAATCTCTCACCAGAGCACATTGAGCGCCATGGCTCATTCGAAAACTATCGCGATGCAAAACTTTCAATTGCGCGCACACTCGCGCGTAGCAGTAAACACCGAAAGCTTCTTGTCGTAAATGCGGATGACGATTCTGCAGAGCTCTTTCTTGCAGTACAAGGTGTCATCAGTACCACCTACGCCAAGCATAATATGCATGACATTGTAGCGGACGCAAAACACTTCTCCTTCACGTGGAACAATAATCATATTGAGGGATATCTCCCGGGATTATTCAATGCATATAATGCGCTCGCCGCAGCAACGTGTGCACACGAACTCGCAATCCCTGTGCAGTCTATTGCAGAAGGTATTGCTGCGACGAAGCTTATCCGCGGTCGCGCAGAACACATAAACTGCTGGCAGCCTTTCCCTGTTGTCGTCGACTACGCACACACTCCTGACTCGCTTATTGCGCTCTATGAGGCATTTAAGGGATACAAAATCATTGCAGTGCTTGGTAATACCGGAGGTGGGCGTGATACTTGGAAAAGGCCCGAGATGGGAAAGATCGCCGATCAATACTGCGAACATATCATTCTTTCAAATGAGGATCCTTATGATGAGGATCCGCGAGCAATTATCAATGCGATGAAGTCAGCTATCGTGATCAAGCCTTGTGAGGTCATCCTTGATCGTCGCGAGGCAATCAAAAAAGCACTCGAGCTCGCAAAAGATATTCCGTATGCTGCAGTACTCCTTACGGGAAAAGGTACCGATCCTTACATCATGGGACCAAATGGTTCAAAGATGGATTGGGACGAGGCAACGGTCGCCCGAGAAGAACTGGAAAAATTCGGCTATACTTGTAGTACTGAAAAAACGAACGCCTAG
- a CDS encoding ribonuclease HII — protein MLLKYIIGIDEVGRGPLAGPVAVGAILATPDMLQAFTEIKESKQLSEKKRELWNDKILAARGEGLRSVVCFVPAEEIDVIGIAPAIKKALKEGLVQLAVDPTECRVLLDGGLYAPEEYINQETIIGGDGKETIIAMASVVAKVARDRLMVQLAESYPEYDFAKHKGYGTKAHMDAIRTHGLSKEHRRSFCKNI, from the coding sequence ATGTTGCTGAAATATATCATTGGTATCGATGAGGTAGGGAGGGGTCCACTTGCGGGGCCGGTTGCAGTCGGTGCTATTCTTGCGACCCCTGACATGCTCCAAGCATTCACCGAAATAAAAGAATCAAAACAACTTTCCGAAAAGAAAAGAGAGTTATGGAACGACAAAATATTGGCTGCACGCGGGGAAGGCCTGAGAAGCGTAGTGTGCTTCGTTCCTGCGGAGGAAATTGATGTCATCGGTATTGCTCCTGCGATAAAGAAGGCGCTCAAAGAAGGACTCGTTCAGCTTGCAGTGGATCCTACTGAGTGTCGGGTACTCCTTGATGGTGGACTTTATGCGCCAGAAGAATATATCAACCAGGAGACGATCATTGGTGGTGATGGTAAGGAGACGATCATTGCCATGGCATCTGTGGTTGCGAAGGTAGCAAGAGATAGACTCATGGTGCAACTGGCGGAGTCCTATCCTGAATACGATTTCGCAAAGCATAAGGGCTATGGTACAAAGGCACACATGGACGCAATTCGTACCCACGGACTCTCAAAAGAACATCGCAGGTCGTTTTGCAAGAATATTTAA